atatgcatcaatgataaacaacactccacttcgacatggaagtgagttaatatcttcggtgagcacaacccacctcgcaacgctttccgattgcttgtcgacacttgcaattgggCTCCCGCGACATACGATACCCAGTTCGGCTCGAATTCGCAATCGGCAACCGAACGCCAGCTAATCCGCGACCTAGGGTCATCAATGGCtcttctctaaccttcaattagagaacaaaagggtttaattagatcaaaatcctCATTTACtccaaaaccccaaaatcctCATTCTAACCCTAGCATATGCATAGTCCCCaaataacccaaattaaatggagaaaacaTGTTAGAGACACTATAGAGGCTACTAAAACACTAAGTATAAAGGATTTAGCCAAATCCTAAACACTTACCGAATTGCGAACGCCGAGTagaaagcacgccgctcaaccggGCGCACGAAGACCCGATCCGACGCTCCACACGCGTTTCCAAGCCTGCTCTCTGCCAAGCCTCTTAATTTGGGAGAGTAAGATAAAGAGAGTATGTTGATATCTAGAGAGCGAAAGGgaaggtttctctctccctctccatacgtgtgtgtgtgtgtgtgtgtgtcggctgggaagaagaagaaaagggagaaGAAACCCCTTGTATAGTCAACCTCCACCCCAACATTAACAcaatttcagtttagcagctcagaatctgttacttttcgccggagcccttccgAATCTCCGTTTTCTCTCAAATGTGACAGTTAGGCTCGGTTTAAGTTAATAAGAAGAACGATATCTTAACTTCTCAGTTTCGACCattttttggtcaccgaaagcccTACCGACTAAAATCTCTGGCAGATAGcagtaagattttattttccactttccGAGTGtcggaatgatatgaaactttaaatctagcatcacaaaaataatcccgacatatttccagatttttataattttctgacactgtgaattttctgctaaaatatcaatcccgttctttacagaaaattctaaattttctgtttccatttaaatttcagcacaagtcattatgacttacattttacttctttaagtccaataaaaatagtatcttatactatttttatttacacttacttttatattaagaaTCCGGTACATTACACTGCACCTGTGGACGTTtaatgtcacaccccaataatcccacatcggataggaatggagatgtgattgggtatattagaggcttagacactagtaataataagtgggtttaagcattttgggccggtgtttgggcccaacgagttattgttgctagtgggctgagtCGTAacatttagtatcagagccaatcaccggCCGAAAATGTGTGGCTAGTTTCGGCTGAGctagggtctgaaagacaaggtgataggctatgccggaatctgtatgacaaggtgaccggctataccagggtctggatgacaagacTAGCGAGATgcatctcacatcgcctggtgatcttaggctgtgtgtgtgatttaatcccacatcggatagaaatggagatgtgattgggtatattagagacttagacactactaataataactgagcttaagaattttgggccggtgtttgggcccaacgagttattgttgctagtgggctgggtcctAACATTCAAGCTATTCAAAAGCCTTCCTTGCCCTACCTCCCATAGCTTgaagtttcaaatctcaaattttaaattttaaaattcaaaattttaaattttaatattttaagataaaatttaaattttgacatttcagattttaaaacttacatttaaaaatttaaaaatttaaaatttagaattacaagttttaattttcaaattacaaaatttaaaatttaaaatttaattttacttttaaattacaaacttcaaaaaaaattcaaatttaaatttttaattttccaatctaaatttaaaatttgaatttcaaatttaaattctaaatttaaaatttcaaatttaaaattcaagattgaaatttgaaattcaaaatttaaaatttaaaacttaatttaaaactcaaattttagattttaaattttgaatgttcaaatcttaaattttaaattttaaattttacattttaaattgaaaattgaaaattgaaaatttaagatttgaaaattcaaaattcaaaatttaaaatttaaaatttaaaatttaaaatttgagttttaaattaaattttaaattttagattttgaatttcaaatgtcaaatcttaaatttcaaatttaaaatttgaaattcaaattttaaattgatattgaaaaattaaaaatttaaatttaaatttaaaattcaaaattaaaaatttaaatttaaatttaaaattttgaaatttcaaatttattttttatgcaaatttgaaatttaaatttaaatattaaaatttaaatataaattcaaattttaaattattttaatataagatttagtaaaaatattaatatagataaatatcaatttttttttttttttaccaaacagcattaataaattattttaaaaaaattacttttatctAAATTCAGTAAAATATTCTACAGCTTTTTATCGAAATTAAAATCACTAATTCTTCCATATCAAAATCACTACTACACAAATCAGTTTGTCAAAGTTCGGCAGATAGGCCCTAAGGTTGCTGGACGACAGCGCTGCTGCACAAGACGCGTGCCACTTTTTCTAGAGTATTCGCGCACTTCGCCAATTCTTCTTTCCCAGGGgaaacagagagaaaaaaaaatctataaccgccccttttttttttttttttttttttgccctccAGGTCGGCTGCGCGTGCTGTTTCGGGTCAATTCGATCTAGTTATCGTcgattttaaaaagttttctcTTGTGTACGATGATTTATCaatcaatttatttataaatgaaatttgAGGTGTCGAACTTTTAACGGGGCCTAGGCGGGTAGCGTGCATCATAATCAACAATTTGCTTCGTACTGGGGTTCATATTTACTATTGACCTTTGGAAGACGTaagaatttgtttgattttgttttaattGTTGCCGATCTTCCTTTGGATTCTCTTTTGCTTCTGAATTAAGATTAGGTTTTCTTCCAGAAAACATAAGTAACATAATAAAATCGCTTCTTAGCTGCGTTCTTGTATCTCCGCAGAGATCTGCACGGGAAAtatggagaggagaggaggggggaGGAATGATTTCTTCGGATTTGGGGATCCTTTTACTGGGTTTGGTGGCGGGAGGGATGATTTATTTGGGTTTGGGGATCCATTTGCTGGATTTGGGGGTTTTGGGAGACCTGGTACTGGTAGCCTCATATCTAGCTTCTTTGGTGGGAGGAATCCTTTTGATGACCCCTTCTTTACTCGGCCCTTTGGGTACCTGATGGGCCCGAGCATGTTTGACCCGAGGCCGGGCATCCTCGGAGACACGGGCAATACCGGATTCATTGAGCAAGCTCCGCCTCCGAGTAAACCCAGGGGTCCGGTCATCAAGGAGCTGAACtctgatgatgaagaagaagatgaggaagagaaGATTCACAAGGACAAGAAAGATAACCCCCGAAAGCATTCGCGGTCGAGTGAGGAGCCTGATGTCCAGCACCCTGTTGAAGAAACGGAAGGTGGATAATTTTTGCTGATTTTAATTCGCTGCAGAAAGAAGCATCTGACTTCTTCCCAGTTATTATTTGGCTCGCCTGTTGGTTTGAATGGACTACTAACTATGGTCGACTTTTTATTAGTCAGTGTTTCTGTTGATCTTTTCTTTGTAACTTATCTTGTAATGGTCGACTGGTTTATTTGAATCCGTATTTGATCAGCGGAAATGCTCTGCGGTATTACTATAAAGCTAGTAGGTTTTCTTTGTGCCGGTTTGAGTAGATGGACCAACTTGGATTTGGAAATATGTTAGAGGGGCACCTTAACCTTATCGAACGCAGTGTGTAAACTTGCAAATAGATGGAACTTAGTTTGTGGTCTACACCTGTATATTTCTTAGTGAGCTTTTAGTTCTGTTGCAGTGCTGTTACAATTATTACCTATGTGCAGAGGTTGATATTTGACGATAAACGGCTATAGGATAAATGCTGAACTCCCTCTTTGCTTGTTTTATCTGCAGAGAAAAGGAGCCGACTTATGGAGTATAAGAACGAGTTTCAGAGAGCTAGTACCTCGCGATCAAAAGCTCATGCTTATACTTTCCAGAGCTCAACTGTGACTTATGGTGG
This genomic stretch from Ananas comosus cultivar F153 unplaced genomic scaffold, ASM154086v1, whole genome shotgun sequence harbors:
- the LOC109704258 gene encoding uncharacterized protein LOC109704258, translating into MERRGGGRNDFFGFGDPFTGFGGGRDDLFGFGDPFAGFGGFGRPGTGSLISSFFGGRNPFDDPFFTRPFGYLMGPSMFDPRPGILGDTGNTGFIEQAPPPSKPRGPVIKELNSDDEEEDEEEKIHKDKKDNPRKHSRSSEEPDVQHPVEETEEKRSRLMEYKNEFQRASTSRSKAHAYTFQSSTVTYGGRNASYYTSSTTRRTGGDGVTVEESKEADTTTGRATHRISRGIRDKGHSVTRKLNSDGRVDTMQTLHNLNEDELAGFEEAWKGKARQHLPGWNPSSTSKLIHQID